From the genome of Geobacter sp. SVR, one region includes:
- a CDS encoding ABC transporter ATP-binding protein, translating into MIELKNISIIFNQGTVNENQALSNINLKVKEGDFITIIGSNGAGKSTLFNLIAGSLSPTQGAIFANERNVTREPEYKRATYIGRIFQNPLLGTASNMSVEDNMMITYRKGFKWLKRSLNHKMREYFKSELVQLNMGLEHRMKENLVMFSGGQRQALTLLMMVLSKPALILLDEHTAALDPKNAQIVLELTNKFIKEFNLTAMMITHNMSHAIEFGNRLLMMDKGEIIFDIEGQAKKELTVEKLVDKFHEIRHKSFEDDKTLLSE; encoded by the coding sequence ATGATAGAGCTCAAGAACATCTCGATAATCTTCAATCAGGGCACGGTAAACGAGAACCAGGCCCTTTCCAACATCAACCTGAAGGTCAAGGAAGGGGACTTCATCACGATCATCGGCAGCAACGGCGCCGGCAAGAGCACGCTCTTCAACCTGATCGCCGGCTCGCTCTCTCCGACCCAGGGGGCCATCTTTGCCAATGAGCGCAACGTGACCCGCGAGCCGGAGTACAAGCGCGCCACCTATATCGGCAGGATCTTCCAGAACCCGCTGCTCGGCACCGCTTCCAACATGAGCGTGGAAGACAACATGATGATCACCTACCGCAAGGGGTTCAAGTGGCTCAAGCGCAGCCTGAACCACAAGATGCGGGAGTACTTCAAGTCGGAGCTGGTTCAGCTCAATATGGGGCTGGAACACCGCATGAAGGAAAACCTGGTGATGTTCTCGGGGGGGCAGCGCCAGGCCCTGACACTGCTGATGATGGTGCTTTCCAAGCCGGCCCTGATCCTGCTGGACGAACATACGGCCGCCCTCGATCCAAAGAACGCCCAGATCGTGCTGGAGCTGACCAACAAGTTCATCAAGGAATTCAACCTGACCGCCATGATGATCACCCACAACATGAGCCATGCCATCGAGTTCGGCAATCGCCTGCTGATGATGGACAAAGGGGAGATTATCTTCGACATCGAGGGGCAGGCCAAAAAGGAATTGACCGTCGAAAAGCTGGTGGACAAGTTCCACGAGATCCGTCACAAGAGCTTCGAGGACGACAAGACTCTGCTGTCGGAATAA
- a CDS encoding ABC transporter permease, translating into MIEGILVEGLIYGIMVLGVFMTFRVLDFPDLTVDGSFPLGAALMVQCILMGMNLWLALLIAFIGGVMAGVVTALIHNHLKVPNLLAGILTMTMLYSVNIRILGNRANVPVLNQETILTKVSDRFSGLIPDEYILLLFFVLVAIVVKVLIDMFFRTDLGMTMGAMGNNEQMVISQGVNPKTLKTIGVGLSNGLVAVSGAFAAQYLGFADVGLGQGIIISGLASVMIGEFLIMKSNRIGVLTFCALMGSILFHAVLYLGRYYGYVVKMTPNDLNLIKGILIIVLLVMTQSGKLKKAALRARVDK; encoded by the coding sequence ATGATCGAAGGAATTTTGGTAGAAGGCCTGATTTACGGCATCATGGTCCTGGGGGTATTCATGACCTTCAGGGTCCTCGATTTCCCGGACCTGACGGTGGATGGCTCGTTCCCTCTGGGGGCAGCCCTGATGGTACAGTGCATCCTGATGGGGATGAACCTCTGGCTGGCGCTCCTGATCGCCTTTATCGGCGGGGTGATGGCCGGTGTAGTGACAGCCCTGATCCACAATCACCTGAAGGTACCAAACCTGCTGGCCGGCATCCTGACCATGACCATGCTCTATTCCGTCAATATCAGGATCCTGGGTAACCGCGCCAATGTGCCGGTCCTCAACCAGGAAACCATCCTGACCAAGGTATCGGACCGCTTCTCCGGGCTGATCCCGGACGAGTACATCCTGCTGCTGTTCTTCGTGCTGGTGGCAATCGTGGTCAAGGTGCTGATCGACATGTTCTTCCGCACCGATCTCGGCATGACCATGGGAGCCATGGGCAACAACGAACAGATGGTGATCTCCCAGGGGGTCAACCCGAAAACCCTGAAAACCATCGGCGTGGGGCTGTCCAACGGCCTGGTGGCCGTATCGGGCGCCTTTGCGGCCCAGTATCTCGGGTTTGCAGATGTGGGCTTGGGTCAGGGCATCATCATTTCCGGCCTGGCCTCGGTCATGATCGGCGAGTTTTTGATCATGAAGAGCAATCGTATCGGTGTCCTGACCTTCTGCGCGCTGATGGGATCGATCCTGTTCCATGCGGTGCTGTACCTGGGACGGTATTACGGTTACGTGGTCAAGATGACCCCCAATGACCTGAATCTGATCAAGGGCATCCTGATCATCGTGCTGCTGGTCATGACCCAGTCCGGGAAACTGAAGAAGGCCGCCCTCAGGGCGAGGGTGGACAAATGA
- a CDS encoding efflux RND transporter periplasmic adaptor subunit, producing MVAAALPLPPLRQELGIFPAPPSGDGTPAWTLHDPAANKFFLLGWPAFEILSRWRLGSLDAVLEAVNRETTLALSENDVLSVIAFLEQNFLLDAASARACDRLAAARAATRPGLGSWLLHNYLFIRVPLLRPQRLLDALGPWVAWLFSAPFRGAVLLFTLMALFLVSRQWDLFRHSFTAYRSLEGLLTMGLAIPLAKVAHEFGHAFTAHRYGCRIPTMGVALVVMTPMLYTDTNEAWKLTSRRQRLAIGTAGMAAELLLALAATWFWIILPDGPARGAAFILATTTWIMTIALNASPFMRFDGYFILSDFLGIPNLHARSFTFGRWWLRKALFGLADPPPEVASPHRRRFLVLFALTVWIYRFSVFLGIALLVYHYFFKALGIFLFAVEIGWFIWLPLYREVRAWWRIRGHLRLNTALLRSAALILVFITLLIMPWRGRLSAPAVLSAVREQQVSSEVPSLVTDESVTGRKGGRVTAGEVLLRLSSPDTEQRLRQVLTSAAVSRWQVSQQVFDERLLSQGNVPRRRLEEGTTELSGLKEELGRLSVRAPFDGVIVDRNDELTPGLWVPRKEPFYVLADTGSNRVDAYVGERDLDRIGVGASAHFIPDATEFGTFDCRVAEIDRVNIPVIDEPFLASTYGGKLPARQDAHGEQIPDAPLFRIRMDRCMPAGVPLFKLRGVAHIEAEKRSFLVELLRNAHAVVVREMGM from the coding sequence ATGGTAGCCGCTGCCCTGCCCTTGCCCCCCCTGCGCCAGGAATTGGGCATCTTTCCCGCTCCCCCCTCCGGCGACGGCACTCCGGCATGGACCCTGCACGATCCGGCGGCCAACAAGTTCTTCCTGCTGGGGTGGCCCGCCTTCGAGATACTGTCCCGCTGGCGTCTCGGCAGCCTGGATGCGGTACTGGAGGCGGTCAACCGGGAAACGACCCTGGCCCTGTCGGAAAACGACGTCCTGAGCGTGATTGCCTTTCTGGAGCAGAACTTCCTTCTGGATGCAGCCTCGGCACGGGCCTGCGACCGGCTCGCAGCGGCCAGGGCAGCCACCCGTCCCGGCCTGGGCTCGTGGCTTTTACACAATTACCTCTTCATCAGGGTGCCCCTGCTGCGGCCCCAGCGCCTGCTGGACGCACTGGGACCATGGGTGGCCTGGCTCTTTTCCGCCCCATTCCGAGGTGCCGTGCTGCTGTTCACCTTGATGGCGCTCTTTCTCGTCTCGCGCCAGTGGGACCTGTTCCGGCACTCATTCACTGCCTACCGGAGCCTGGAAGGACTGCTGACCATGGGGCTGGCCATCCCGCTGGCCAAGGTGGCCCACGAGTTCGGCCATGCCTTCACGGCCCACCGCTACGGCTGCCGTATTCCCACCATGGGGGTCGCCCTGGTGGTCATGACCCCCATGCTCTATACCGACACCAACGAGGCCTGGAAGCTGACCTCCCGCCGCCAGCGCCTGGCCATCGGCACTGCCGGCATGGCCGCCGAACTGCTGCTGGCCCTGGCCGCCACCTGGTTCTGGATCATCCTGCCGGACGGACCGGCCCGGGGTGCGGCCTTCATCCTGGCCACCACCACCTGGATCATGACCATAGCCCTGAATGCCAGCCCGTTCATGCGCTTCGACGGTTATTTCATCCTGTCCGACTTCCTGGGCATACCGAATCTGCATGCCCGTTCCTTTACCTTTGGCCGCTGGTGGCTGCGCAAGGCGCTCTTCGGTCTGGCTGATCCCCCTCCCGAGGTGGCCAGCCCGCACCGCCGGCGTTTCCTGGTGCTGTTCGCCCTGACGGTTTGGATATACCGTTTCTCCGTGTTCCTCGGCATCGCCCTGCTGGTCTACCACTACTTCTTCAAGGCCCTGGGCATCTTCCTGTTCGCGGTGGAGATCGGCTGGTTCATCTGGCTGCCGCTCTACCGGGAGGTCCGGGCCTGGTGGCGCATCAGGGGACATCTGCGTCTGAACACGGCTCTCCTCAGGAGCGCGGCGCTGATCCTGGTCTTCATCACGCTCCTGATCATGCCCTGGCGTGGCCGTCTCAGTGCCCCGGCCGTGCTCTCGGCGGTCCGCGAACAGCAGGTGTCCTCCGAGGTGCCGTCACTGGTCACGGACGAGTCGGTAACCGGCAGGAAAGGGGGCAGGGTCACGGCGGGCGAGGTGCTGCTCCGGCTCTCGTCTCCGGATACGGAACAGCGCCTGCGGCAGGTACTCACCTCCGCGGCGGTTTCCCGCTGGCAGGTGAGCCAGCAGGTCTTTGACGAGCGTTTGCTCAGCCAGGGCAATGTTCCTCGCCGGCGTCTCGAAGAGGGGACCACGGAGCTTTCCGGGCTGAAGGAAGAACTGGGGCGGCTCAGTGTGCGCGCACCGTTCGATGGCGTCATTGTCGACCGCAACGACGAACTGACGCCCGGGCTCTGGGTGCCCCGGAAGGAACCATTCTATGTCCTGGCCGACACCGGCAGCAACCGGGTCGACGCCTACGTGGGGGAACGGGACCTGGATCGGATCGGCGTCGGCGCATCCGCGCACTTTATCCCCGATGCCACGGAATTCGGCACCTTCGACTGCCGCGTGGCGGAAATCGACCGGGTCAATATCCCGGTCATCGACGAGCCCTTCCTGGCCTCCACCTACGGGGGAAAACTGCCGGCGCGCCAGGATGCCCATGGGGAACAGATTCCCGATGCGCCGCTCTTCCGCATCCGCATGGACAGGTGCATGCCGGCCGGCGTGCCGCTCTTCAAACTCAGGGGCGTGGCTCATATCGAGGCGGAAAAGCGCAGTTTCCTGGTGGAACTCCTGCGCAACGCCCATGCGGTCGTGGTGCGCGAAATGGGGATGTAG